Proteins from one Fragaria vesca subsp. vesca linkage group LG6, FraVesHawaii_1.0, whole genome shotgun sequence genomic window:
- the LOC101303726 gene encoding basic leucine zipper 63-like, which produces MQPAEVTGLPYLVPSSSLSSPYSTQFSMMSTTTQSNPASAFPFNRFSATPLYNSYQFPSHLVPQEVNNNNNPQQPSSFSSNSTSDEADEQQLSLINERKQRRMISNRESARRSRMRKQKHLDELWSQVVWLRNENHQLVDKLNHMSESHDRALQENAQLKEEVSELRELLSDLQLHSPNSNYHPSLRDQLEVDVPCNTAYLRAESSNQPITTSSMDLLG; this is translated from the coding sequence ATGCAGCCTGCTGAGGTTACAGGGCTCCCTTACCTAGTTCCTTCCAGTTCATTATCATCTCCCTACTCAACTCAGTTTAGCATGATGAGTACTACTACTCAAAGTAACCCAGCCAGTGCTTTTCCATTCAACCGATTTTCCGCTACTCCATTATACAATAGCTACCAATTCCCTTCCCACTTAGTTCCTCAAGAAGTTAATAACAATAATAATCCCCAGCAACCATCTTCCTTCAGCAGTAACTCAACCTCTGACGAAGCTGATGAGCAGCAATTAAGTCTCATCAACGAGAGGAAACAGAGACGAATGATATCCAACAGAGAATCTGCACGCAGATCACGTATGCGCAAGCAGAAGCACCTGGATGAGCTCTGGTCACAGGTGGTTTGGCTCAGAAACGAGAACCACCAACTTGTGGATAAGCTGAATCATATGTCAGAGTCCCATGACAGAGCTTTGCAAGAGAATGCTCAGCTCAAAGAGGAGGTTTCTGAACTCCGCGAACTGCTGAGTGACCTGCAGCTGCATAGTCCTAATTCTAACTATCATCCATCCTTGAGAGACCAGCTGGAGGTCGATGTTCCCTGCAACACAGCTTATCTGAGAGCAGAGTCCTCAAACCAGCCAATCACAACAAGTTCGATGGATTTGCTAGGCTAA
- the LOC101304021 gene encoding E3 ubiquitin-protein ligase RING1-like isoform 2 produces MEEQRNAYENSEWEEVTEQPENPIDGGGGGGGGVEELSVASGFTSEEEEIPEGAVRTIEWEILLTVNNFRRNVDDVELDIETAEYIEAIFGQFVENASACKGSPPAALRVVEDLPFVKFTVEELSKEEVVCAVCKDDIVLEDKVRSLPCCHYYHQDCIVPWLSIRNTCPVCRYELPTDDLDYERSRAARGLSWESQ; encoded by the exons ATGGAGGAGCAGAGAAATGCGTATGAGAATTCTGAGTGGGAAGAGGTGACTGAGCAGCCGGAGAATCCAATTGACGGCGGAGGAGGAGGAGGAGGCGGAGTGGAAGAGCTATCAGTGGCCTCTGGATTCACTAGTGAAGAAGAAGAGATCCCCGAAGGAGCGGTGCGAACCATTGAGTGGGAAATTCTACTGACAGTGAACAATTTCAGGAGGAATGTGGATGATGTGGAGCTTGATATAGAGACTGCCGAGTACATTGAAGCGATTTTCGGGCAGTTTGTGGAGAATGCTAGCGCTTGTAAAGGCAGCCCTCCCGCGGCGCTGCGAGTTGTGGAAGACCTTCCTTTTGTGAAGTTTACGGTGGAGGAGCTGAGCAAGGAGGAGGTGGTTTGTGCTGTTTGTAAAGATGATATAGTGTTGGAGGATAAGGTGAGGAGCTTGCCGTGTTGTCATTATTACCATCAGGACTGCATTGTGCCGTGGTTGAGCATTCGGAATACGTGCCCTGTGTGTCGGTATGAGTTGCCAACGGATGATCTGGATTACGAGAGGAGCAGGGCTGCTCGTGGCTTGTCATGGGAATCACAG TAG
- the LOC101304021 gene encoding E3 ubiquitin-protein ligase RING1-like isoform 1, which translates to MEEQRNAYENSEWEEVTEQPENPIDGGGGGGGGVEELSVASGFTSEEEEIPEGAVRTIEWEILLTVNNFRRNVDDVELDIETAEYIEAIFGQFVENASACKGSPPAALRVVEDLPFVKFTVEELSKEEVVCAVCKDDIVLEDKVRSLPCCHYYHQDCIVPWLSIRNTCPVCRYELPTDDLDYERSRAARGLSWESQVRVDFERFV; encoded by the coding sequence ATGGAGGAGCAGAGAAATGCGTATGAGAATTCTGAGTGGGAAGAGGTGACTGAGCAGCCGGAGAATCCAATTGACGGCGGAGGAGGAGGAGGAGGCGGAGTGGAAGAGCTATCAGTGGCCTCTGGATTCACTAGTGAAGAAGAAGAGATCCCCGAAGGAGCGGTGCGAACCATTGAGTGGGAAATTCTACTGACAGTGAACAATTTCAGGAGGAATGTGGATGATGTGGAGCTTGATATAGAGACTGCCGAGTACATTGAAGCGATTTTCGGGCAGTTTGTGGAGAATGCTAGCGCTTGTAAAGGCAGCCCTCCCGCGGCGCTGCGAGTTGTGGAAGACCTTCCTTTTGTGAAGTTTACGGTGGAGGAGCTGAGCAAGGAGGAGGTGGTTTGTGCTGTTTGTAAAGATGATATAGTGTTGGAGGATAAGGTGAGGAGCTTGCCGTGTTGTCATTATTACCATCAGGACTGCATTGTGCCGTGGTTGAGCATTCGGAATACGTGCCCTGTGTGTCGGTATGAGTTGCCAACGGATGATCTGGATTACGAGAGGAGCAGGGCTGCTCGTGGCTTGTCATGGGAATCACAGGTTAGGGTTGATTTTGAACGGTTTGTCTAA
- the LOC101314978 gene encoding uncharacterized protein LOC101314978, which translates to MAKLEDDSTSWDTTHTSLDQKEVPSHENNMESTPLPPPPHHLPWLVLDSRHPFYIQNQCFLSGRAVPKSFESNSDAANYTRSCVGSVEGWLIMAERFRTMYPVLEFIDPVSDALVTFPSKLPIKSGGNYNFLKVVASSAPTGPQRCLVAAIVPVRNNSGHEARRELALCRLTHESWTMIKFAEVNHEFLICDIEVIDRKLYAATKNLLMVFNIKDIDGCHLSYKLVETVKLENDKPVNWVYDYWGLDKDRYVQIFEDGPYLVKDVTSKELFVIFRYVSLSRSLPITYCTEGFRVLKLENCIASSSLVEVSDLGDRRLFLSRFSNQLISSGNGVKGSDDMTTPEGNCICFAFNWPRVMLPGGDFGVFSLTNKRVMPLRFPEDQCPAELFFGSTVWFNPFA; encoded by the coding sequence ATGGCGAAACTGGAAGATGATAGCACAAGCTGGGACACAACTCACACAAGCTTGGACCAGAAGGAAGTCCCCAGTCATGAAAATAACATGGAGTCGACTCCTCTTCCTCCTCCTCCTCATCACCTTCCATGGCTTGTCCTCGATTCTCGTCATCCCTTCTACATCCAAAACCAATGTTTTCTCAGCGGTCGAGCTGTTCCCAAAAGTTTTGAATCAAACTCCGATGCGGCAAATTACACCCGGAGCTGTGTTGGGTCGGTAGAGGGTTGGTTGATCATGGCGGAGAGATTTAGAACAATGTATCCCGTTCTCGAGTTCATTGATCCAGTATCCGATGCCCTAGTCACTTTTCCATCAAAACTACCAATCAAGTCTGGCGGAAACTATAATTTCCTCAAAGTAGTAGCCTCTTCCGCCCCAACGGGGCCGCAGCGCTGCCTTGTGGCCGCCATTGTGCCCGTCCGTAATAACTCCGGCCACGAAGCACGTCGAGAGTTGGCCCTTTGTAGGCTCACTCATGAATCATGGACCATGATTAAGTTTGCGGAGGTAAATCACGAGTTCTTGATCTGCGACATAGAGGTCATTGATCGGAAATTATATGCCGCAACCAAGAACTTGCTCATGGTGTTTAACATCAAAGACATTGATGGCTGTCACCTTAGCTATAAGCTTGTAGAGACGGTTAAGCTCGAGAACGATAAGCCAGTTAATTGGGTTTATGATTATTGGGGACTAGATAAAGATAGGTACGTGCAGATATTTGAAGATGGACCTTACCTAGTAAAAGATGTGACATCAAAGGAGCTGTTCGTGATTTTTCGATACGTTTCGTTGTCGAGATCGTTGCCCATTACCTACTGCACTGAAGGATTTCGGGTTCTGAAGCTGGAGAATTGTATTGCTAGTTCTAGCTTGGTAGAGGTTTCAGACCTTGGCGACCGGAGATTGTTCCTAAGCAGGTTCAGCAACCAACTCATCTCTTCCGGCAATGGCGTTAAGGGTTCCGATGATATGACGACACCAGAAGGAAACTGCATCTGTTTTGCTTTCAATTGGCCTCGTGTGATGTTACCAGGGGGAGATTTTGGGGTCTTTTCTTTGACAAATAAGAGGGTTATGCCTCTGAGGTTTCCCGAGGATCAATGTCCTGCTGAACTTTTCTTTGGAAGTACTGTGTGGTTCAACCCCTTTGCCTAA
- the LOC101315266 gene encoding uncharacterized protein LOC101315266, with amino-acid sequence MSVVYLPPTIALKSNWFNLYLNYSDDSYSSTQGFVKFNGSNVFSPLAKFEVVSANTGTGRVHLRCRANKKFLRRKDSTSVFITPEADEAEEDTAKWGCTLFEAREVEAGNTTLINLFHVQSQYYTNAWDVSGIRSLRLNSVGPNFQGRYNILDLESMVILPKHVAFKGKSGDYLRMVEFSNSLQPTFTSTDKGRPGSWFVTSTDGDGRVQIMSFYNNKYLRHNSADNWILADSAGDATDLSTWFWPIKLNSSTLAIKSLNNGKFGQQYTAGGITYGFRAVNPTTNDWTRFTLEELVLSRRIYNTDFDLKNAIIYGETPLTMANGDATNDTSADNTLAIKLTYRESRSSTWKSSHSWMVGVSVTTSFKIPFIGGTDVTATAEYSGSYEWGETITSENTVETTYTAIVPAYTRVQVRLLATKGNCDVTYSYYQRDLLYNGQTVIYKKDDGLYTGVNSYNFHYEVTTVKTDRSGADLVETTTVRKIPAPELTGPTIVPIPVTSTTSLQLEEEIVQEAVAMPLEANQEGEETLA; translated from the coding sequence ATGTCGGTCGTCTATTTGCCACCCACTATCGCTCTGAAATCAAACTGGTTCAACTTGTACTTGAACTACAGCGATGATTCCTATTCCTCGACGCAAGGTTTCGTCAAATTCAACGGATCCAATGTCTTCAGCCCGTTAGCCAAGTTCGAAGTGGTGTCGGCCAATACCGGGACGGGACGAGTACATCTCAGATGCCGGGCGAACAAGAAGTTTCTGCGGAGGAAAGATTCAACTTCTGTATTCATTACTCCGGAGGCAGATGAAGCAGAGGAGGACACAGCCAAATGGGGGTGTACACTGTTTGAGGCTCGAGAAGTTGAAGCTGGCAACACCACCCTAATCAATTTGTTCCATGTCCAATCACAATACTATACAAATGCCTGGGATGTTAGTGGAATCAGGTCCTTGAGATTAAATTCTGTCGGTCCGAATTTTCAGGGTAGGTATAATATCTTAGACCTGGAGTCAATGGTGATATTGCCGAAGCATGTGGCTTTCAAAGGCAAATCCGGCGATTACCTTAGGATGGTGGAGTTTTCAAATTCGTTGCAGCCGACCTTTACATCCACTGACAAGGGGCGTCCGGGGTCGTGGTTCGTGACCTCTACAGATGGTGATGGAAGGGTTCAAATTATGTCGTTCTACAACAACAAATACCTAAGGCACAACAGTGCTGACAACTGGATTCTCGCTGACTCTGCCGGCGATGCCACCGACCTGTCCACCTGGTTTTGGCCAATCAAGCTCAACAGTAGTACTCTCGCTATCAAAAGCTTGAACAACGGCAAATTTGGTCAACAATACACCGCCGGTGGTATAACATACGGTTTCAGAGCAGTCAACCCCACCACTAATGACTGGACTCGCTTCACTCTAGAAGAACTCGTGCTCTCTAGGAGAATCTACAATACTGATTTTGACCTGAAGAACGCCATAATATATGGCGAGACTCCTCTCACCATGGCCAACGGAGACGCCACCAACGACACCTCTGCGGACAACACCTTGGCAATTAAGTTGACGTACAGGGAGAGTAGGAGCAGCACGTGGAAATCCAGCCACTCATGGATGGTTGGCGTCAGTGTCACCACCAGCTTCAAAATTCCGTTCATCGGCGGTACTGATGTCACTGCTACCGCGGAGTATTCCGGATCCTACGAGTGGGGAGAAACTATTACCTCCGAAAATACTGTCGAGACCACCTACACGGCTATAGTGCCGGCATACACTAGAGTACAAGTGAGATTGTTGGCAACCAAGGGAAATTGCGACGTGACTTACTCTTATTATCAGAGAGACCTGCTTTATAACGGCCAAACCGTAATCTATAAGAAAGATGACGGGTTGTACACGGGTGTAAACTCATATAACTTCCATTACGAGGTTACAACTGTGAAAACGGATAGATCTGGAGCTGATTTGGTCGAGACCACAACAGTACGAAAGATACCAGCGCCGGAATTGACTGGACCAACCATTGTGCCAATCCCAGTGACCTCGACCACCAGCCTGCAGTTAGAAGAGGAGATTGTCCAAGAAGCAGTAGCTATGCCATTGGAGGCCAACCAAGAAGGTGAAGAAACCCTAGCTTGA